tattcaattttctATAATGTAAGACAAGGAAAGGCAGCAATTTGCTCCAATGTCTGTGGACATACCTTCTGTGTTTTCCTGATGGTTGGAGTCATGTCTTTGAAGTAGTCCGgctcttcatcatcattgttGGGCGCAGGGGAAACGTTTCCGTTGCCACCCTCAATCTTAATACTAGTAGGAGCTTCTTCATCCCAAGAGCTCCATTCTTCAATCTCTGGCTGTGCAGactaaaacattaaagaaatatagaaaaatctATCATAAGACAAAGTGAAGAGCAGCAGTCTGTTTAGTATTTATCTCTACAAGCAAACACGTAAATATCTCTGCCACAGCAGCTACTACACTAGAATACACAGAAAGAGGACTTACAGTACTGGACAGCTGCtgtcaaatgataaaacactgacCTGTTTTGGTACCGATGATGAAAAATCCACCGTTGTTGGGAGAGTTATTTGATCACCACTGAGCTTGCGGCCCCTCCCACTCCtgtaatataatacaataaaataaaaaaagtgtaaaGAGATTGTTCCATCAACCAAGATTAAAAActcaattttattttgtttttgcactaCAGATGCATGCTTATTAAAAGTTGAGGGCCTATCGCTAGATTCAGTGATAAATTGGCCTACTTGTGATCCACCACGCAATGGTCTGTTTCATAatacatctatttttttttttttgacatgtttatCTTTACCAGTAAGCAAATTACTGTTGCACTGACAACATTATAACTGGAGTTTGTGTCATCTCCACAGAACAGAACAGCATTCATCTGGGCTACTGTACATTATTATATTAGTTCAGTTTTCAGTTACGCTCACCTGCATATCAAccttttaaagaaagaaagcaaattgGCTAGACATGTGCAGATCTTGAAAAGACGGAACTGAGTGATGGCCATGATGAAATTGAGctgaaaggaggaagaaaagagaaaatattagCATTTGAGTTTACAATGTGTATTGTTCTGCTCCAAACCACCAGGGTGTGTGGTGAAGAAAATCTCCAACTCTCCAGTACGACAACATTTTAGCAGGGTAACATGCAATCAGGGAATAATTGGCCTGAAGTCATTACTTAAAGAAGGAAATACTAACAACCAGTCAGTCGTGTCAATCCGCATCTTTTCTACGGACAGCAATGACAACAACCCCTTTTTATAATGTTATCATGCTTGTAGGTGAAATTGTGCGATTACCAAGCACACTGTATGTGGAAATAACCaattacaacaaagaaaaacaccaatACATGTAATAATACTAACACACTTTACCTGTGTAACGTACTATTCTCTGCATACAACAAACTACCGTGCTCGGGCTGACGGTAGTCGTTGTCCTGTCAACGTTTTAGCAGAGACACCGCCACtatattcagtttacattgGGTTTTTATACACGCTAGCtactatacatatatacactcacCTTGCTTGATGTCAGTACACTGTTTGCAGAGCAGCTGCTTTCCTCTTATGTGTCAAAAGAGACAAGTGCATTTACCTGCTAACCTTTGCTTGCTAGCTTAGCCgacagaaaaacatgatatTCCTCAATCCTTCAATTGTCTAAGTGACACGACAAATTGGCGGTAGCAAATAATATCACTGTCATGTCATAACCATGTATGTAACAGCTGCACAGCCCAATGTGTGTTTCATGACCAAACTCTTAAATTTGTGTCGTCGCTCATCTCTGTCCCACGGCTGCCATCTTTGAGCTGGGAGGAACAGCGTGGTCCTGCCGCATTCACGGGCTCATACAGTGTGGGAGATACGGGCTTCGTTATCAGAATCAGATTCAGAATCATATTTATTGgtcaagtatgtttacacatacaatgaatttgactccggtttagtggctctcaatgtacttacacagaataacaacacaacaatcatgagaaatatacacaaggaatgactatataTAGGTGAAACCGTTTCTGTGAACTGTGAACAGGAtatatactacattatagtatATATTATTGTACATATAGTAGTtggtaatgtacagtatatacagcctgttcagatatacagtagagagtgaaatgtattgcacattttgtattttagactgaaataaataacataacatcACATTAGAATCTCCTTTGAGAAGCATCATGGCAAATATATACTCACCTAATTAAATATCTTAAGGAAACAAGTTTAGTAGAgaaatgtttatcttttttgtctcttttctaaATTTTGTTGTCTACTGCTCCACACTCCAGTCcagtaggtggcggtaatgcTCCTTTAAACTTGTTTACCAACCGCCAATAAAcccaaaagaagaagaagaagaatccaGCACAAACTATCCAATCAACACACGGCATGGACGGAAGTGGCATATTTGAAAACTGGCAGTTGAAGCTGAAGTCGAAGCGTTTTCGTGCCCCAACGAGTGAAAAAGGATTAATTACAGCGCAAACACGGTGagatatattaaaataataacgTTAATCTCTTTTATTGTTTAGGAAAAAAGGCTTTACACATACGTTTTTTTACCGTAATTAGCGTGACCAGTAAGGAAACTAAACCTCGTTGATGTTAACAACATTGCTAAATGTCAGCTGGCTAGCTAACC
The sequence above is drawn from the Thunnus maccoyii chromosome 10, fThuMac1.1, whole genome shotgun sequence genome and encodes:
- the ebag9 gene encoding receptor-binding cancer antigen expressed on SiSo cells, with translation MAITQFRLFKICTCLANLLSFFKRLICRSGRGRKLSGDQITLPTTVDFSSSVPKQSAQPEIEEWSSWDEEAPTSIKIEGGNGNVSPAPNNDDEEPDYFKDMTPTIRKTQKIVLKKREPLNYLVPDGSAGFSSRLAASQDMMTFSAPSAELGEMDNWQEDTNAWEDESDAAWEAEEVLRQQKMAEREKRSMEQQRKKMEKDAQRMMKKEQKIAVKLS